In a genomic window of Cydia fagiglandana chromosome 8, ilCydFagi1.1, whole genome shotgun sequence:
- the LOC134666736 gene encoding uncharacterized protein LOC134666736, which produces MKDMLIWSSSIATFAVVTSAVLIIAFYNKVPVYIFLVGIVCLQLLFTLCYDQVFHVCSYKFLCLRVHYLNIGLVKIANLYTEYLTEQLISYPLHWKKEYDNNVDLSRKNTKYFTESLRMVDAQVRRVQHSYRFMVSPIFRDIPVIRTFSLVGWFFASWTIFIGITQQTDKLNMQIQRTKLICTYIQLKPNNSDELFSLSRSILDTLAVSDYRISIYNLFYFNQRLLFSIATSVFVYITMQLQLAFPKRNPSKRDTS; this is translated from the exons ATGAAAGACATGCTAATTTGGTCTAGCAGTATAGCAACATTTGCGGTAGTGACATCCGCAGTCCTGATCATAGCATTTTATAATAAAGTACCGGTATACATTTTCTTAGTCGGCATAGTTTGCCTCCAACTACTGTTCACTTTGTGTTACGATCAGGTGTTTCACGTGTGTTCATATAAATTTCTATGCCTGAGGGTCCACTACTTGAACATAGGATTAGTGAAAATAGCTAACTTATATACAGAGTATTTAACAGAGCAACTGATATCGTATCCATTACATTGGAAGAAAGAATATGATAATAATGTGGATTTATCGAGGAAAAATACGAAATATTTTACTGAAAGCCTCAGGATGGTCGATGCTCAGGTGCGCCGCGTTCAACACAGCTACAGGTTTATGGTAAgtcccatttttagg GATATCCCCGTGATACGAACGTTTTCCTTGGTAGGCTGGTTCTTTGCCAGCTGGACCATATTCATCGGAATAACTCAGCAAACGGATAAATTGAACATGCAAATTCAGCGTACTAAGCTTATATGCACTTATATTCAACTAAAACCTAATAATTCTG ATGAACTATTCTCCCTCTCTCGAAGCATCCTGGACACACTGGCCGTCAGCGACTACAGGATCTCCATCTACAACCTGTTTTACTTCAACCAGCGGCTTTTATTCTCGATCGCTACTTCAGTGTTCGTCTACATAACTATGCAATTGCAGCTTGCTTTTCCTAAACGCAATCCTAGTAAAAGAGACACTAGTTAG